In Nostoc piscinale CENA21, the genomic stretch AGGGCTTCGAGGTCAGCGATCGCACTTTCAAAGCTATAATCTTTTTCTGGCTTGCTGCTTTCACCATGACCCCGCATATCTGGCGCAACGATATGGTAATCTGCCGCTAAATATGCGCCCAAGCTAGACCATACAAGCGCATGGTCGCCTAAACCATGTAATAACAGCAAAGGTTCTTGACCTTGATTCCACTCTAAGTAAGAAAGTTGAATATCCGATTTAACTAAAATTTGTCGTGTAGGGATCATCGTCAACCTACCTTTGGAGAGATAGCTTTGCGATTATATAGTACTGTGAAAAGCTCTACATACCAAAGATCAGCCTGGATAGTTACGTAAACCTAGCCGTCCTCAGCACCAAATTTCATCACCTATACGGAGTCATCCATTGTTTACATAACTTTATATAACGCTTTTAGCAACCTACACCCGATAATTGCTTGCTATGTCATACTAGGAAGTGAGAGTTAATTCGGCGACCGCGTTTGTTTTTATTATTGACAGGCATTTTCCTTTTGGTATTTACAGACTTTTCTCCGAAACCTAAATCTCTACACATCTATGATTTCGGAGACAATCTATGTCAGTTTATGTAGGCAATCTTTCTTATGAAGTTACAGAAGACAGTCTGAGTGCAGTTTTTGCAGAATATGGCTCAGTCAAGCGTATCCAGTTACCTACAGACCGTGAAACAGGTCGGATGCGCGGTTTTGGTTTTGTGGAAATGGGTACAGATGCTGAAGAAACGGCAGCTATTGAAGCCCTTGATGGCGCTGAATGGATGGGACGCGACCTAAAAGTAAACAAAGCTAAACCAAAAGAAGACAGAGGTTCATTTGGTGGTGGTCGTGGGGGCTACGGTGGACGGAACCGCTACTAAGGCTTGATCAAATTAGCTCTTTCAGCTAACCCATTAATCCAGCATCCGAATTGCATTTAGTACCGGCTTAGGCAGAAATGCTTAAGCCTTTTTAATACAAAATCTGGACTGGAAAATCAGCTAAAATCTAATTTCTGGAGTTTTCGTATGTCAAACTCAACCCCTCCCGTTGAGCCTGCTGTTTTAGTCACCATTATTGGCGAAACTGTACTCAAAGACAGAATTGTTAAGTTGCTAAAAAATTACAATGTTAGCGGCTATACTATTAGTCAAGTCCAGGGTGAAGGCGGTCATGGAAGACGCTTGGGAGACTTAGCTGGGTACAACACTAATATTGAAATCAAGACCATAGTTTCATTAGAAACATCAGATGCAATCTTATGTGTCCTCAAAGAAGAGCAAGGTAAGCACGCTTTGATTGCTTTTCGCCACAATATAGAAGGCTTTTATTGATTAAATGTTTCTCAAGGAAAGTGATAGGTAATTCACAACCTTGATATGACTAGCTTGAATATTAGATAACTAATTGTCATGCTCAGTACCATTACAGAATAAATAGTTGCCAGGTGTATCAAGTATGGAAACTACTGAAAATTTAATTCCCGAATTTGAAAAATTATTTAGACAAAAATTACAACTAAATAATTGTAAGCTCAGAAAAAAAAAGGCAAGAGAATAATTATGAAATAATTACTCCGGCTAAAGATATTTTTTTGATGTACTGGAGTAACTTCCCAGAAATTAAGTTGGTATATCAGGCGGTAGGAATACGTACACAGCAAACTGTAGTTTACGAGCGAGCAATTCGCGCTCATATTGATTTTTGTCTGAGTAGCATCTAAGCAAGTAAGATGATGAGTACTGCATCAGCAAGCTAAACACAAGACAATTCAGCGTTCTCCCGGTCTTAATATAGTAGAAAGAACGCTGAATATATTTTAATTTAAGCAGGCATAATTTGAACAATCAGTGCGCGTTTATCAAGCGACTGGACTTTACCAGCTTGACCCAAATCATTGACAATGCGGTCTAGCATATCCCCAGCCTGCTGACGATATTGATTTTCTCGACCTCTTAAACGAATCGCAAATTTTACTGAATCGCCTTTACTTAACCACTGAAGTGCTTGATTAATACGCAAATTATAATCACCCGCACCAACATTAGGACGGAACCGAACTTCTTTTACAGTAGGTCTAGCACTTGAACCTTGGCGTTTCTTCTTTTGATACTGAAGTTTGCCATAATTAAGAATCTTTGCTACTGGAGTATCTTCGTTTTGGGAGACTATCACTAAGTCAAGCTCAACACTCTCCGCTAACTTGAGTGCTTCAGAAGTGGCTATCAAACCACGATTATTATTTTCATGGTCAATCAAGAAGACTTGAGGTGACTTGATTTGCGAGTTAATTAGCTGCTTTTGAACTACGATAATTTTTTCCTCTCAATTATTCAACGCTTTGCCTTGCAAGTATTACTAAGGTAACACAAGTACTATCTATACTTCTTCAGCCATCTGGCATAAAATACTTAGTGTTTATTGCCTCACTGCAACTGCCCAAGATACTATCATTATTTTGTACATTTGCGCTGCTAGAATCTTAGTTTATTGCGGCAAGTTATCTGTGTTGAGTTCTCCAGTAACATCTACTGTACCTGAATCCTTGACATCGCTGCTTAATACTTCTTTAGTAAAATATTTTAAAGTCGAAGCTAAAGCTAATTGAGCAGCTACTTGATAAGCAAGTTCTTGAGAAATTTCTGGTTGTTGATTTAATAATAACTCAACAAAGCTTTCAAAATCACGCATTACGGAATATCTATGTAATGCCGCTTTTTTATCGATAAGATTAAATTTTTTCATCAATTTTATCTTTAGCTTCTTTTTCTGCTTCTTCAATCGAATTAGCAAATCCACTGTTATGACATAGTTCGCCATAAATCTTATAGTAATAAGCTTTGCGGCTTAATGCTTCTTCTGCAATGATGATTGAATGAAATTTGTATTCAATTTTGTAACTATTGGGTTCCATAAATAAATATATAATTTTACATAATTACCGAAACATTGTTTGCAAGCTATAATTTTAGGTTCTTGTTAATAAACAGAAGTTTTATGCAAAAATTTATATCTCATCTTTAAGATTAACATGAGATTTAATAACTTTGCAGAATATATTTATTCAACTTTATTTAATTATTTACTGTTGAGTTTTTTAATCAATATTTTATCGCTGCATTCGCCAAATTTTGATACTTTTGTCACTACTACCACTAATTAAAGTTTGGGAATCAGGACTAAAAACTACAGAATAAACAGTGGTGGTATGACCTGTCAGTGTCTTAATTAATTTACCATCATTTAAATTCCATAGTTTAATTGTTGTATCACCGCTACCACTAGCTAAAGTTTTACCATCTGGGCTAATGGCGACAGCAAAAACTTCGGCATTGTGGCCTGTTAGTGTCCGAATTAATTCACCTGTTGTTAAATTCCAAATTTTAATCGTTTTATCATTACTACTACTCACTAAAGTCTGCCCATCTCTACTAATAGCTAAAGCAATTACAGCATCATCATGACCAGGAATTGTCCGAATTAATTCTCCTGTGGTTAAATTCCAAATTTTAATCGTTTTATCATTACTACCACTAACTAATGTTTTGCTATCAGGAGTAATTGCTAATGACATTACAGAACTAGTATGGCTGGTAAGCGTATTAATTAACTGACCAGTTTTTAAGTTCCACAACTTGATAGTTTTATCTCCACTACCACTAATTAAAGTTTGCCCATTGGG encodes the following:
- the infC gene encoding translation initiation factor IF-3 — protein: MIVVQKQLINSQIKSPQVFLIDHENNNRGLIATSEALKLAESVELDLVIVSQNEDTPVAKILNYGKLQYQKKKRQGSSARPTVKEVRFRPNVGAGDYNLRINQALQWLSKGDSVKFAIRLRGRENQYRQQAGDMLDRIVNDLGQAGKVQSLDKRALIVQIMPA
- a CDS encoding P-II family nitrogen regulator, whose translation is MSNSTPPVEPAVLVTIIGETVLKDRIVKLLKNYNVSGYTISQVQGEGGHGRRLGDLAGYNTNIEIKTIVSLETSDAILCVLKEEQGKHALIAFRHNIEGFY
- a CDS encoding RNA recognition motif domain-containing protein; translated protein: MSVYVGNLSYEVTEDSLSAVFAEYGSVKRIQLPTDRETGRMRGFGFVEMGTDAEETAAIEALDGAEWMGRDLKVNKAKPKEDRGSFGGGRGGYGGRNRY